From a single Myxococcales bacterium genomic region:
- a CDS encoding 1-acyl-sn-glycerol-3-phosphate acyltransferase encodes MNACRNTFALARIIWATLVWGDLALLAALLGFTGPVIDRVTRRWCRAVASAGGMRVAASGLDNVDARQNYVVVANHRSHLDTVALYLTCPVPLRMLAKVVLFKIPVFGWAMRLTGHIPVERERAGGQLEKIRPHLERLRAAGRSLCVFPEGIRQRAGTLGDFKLGAFVIAVESGLPILPVSIEGTRRILPPKRLRFTPGEARVRFHPPFSPAGLTPDELRARVRKILWDDLAAGSGD; translated from the coding sequence ATGAACGCCTGCCGCAACACTTTCGCTCTGGCGCGGATCATTTGGGCGACCCTGGTCTGGGGCGATCTGGCGTTGCTGGCGGCGTTGCTGGGATTCACCGGGCCGGTGATCGACCGCGTGACCCGCCGCTGGTGCCGCGCGGTGGCGAGCGCCGGCGGGATGCGCGTCGCGGCGAGCGGCCTGGACAACGTCGACGCGCGGCAAAATTACGTGGTGGTGGCCAATCATCGCAGCCATCTGGATACGGTCGCGCTCTACCTGACCTGCCCGGTGCCGTTGCGGATGCTGGCCAAGGTCGTTTTGTTCAAAATCCCGGTATTCGGCTGGGCGATGCGTCTGACCGGCCACATTCCCGTCGAGCGCGAACGCGCCGGCGGCCAATTGGAAAAAATCCGGCCGCACCTCGAACGCTTGCGAGCCGCCGGCCGCAGCTTGTGCGTTTTCCCGGAGGGAATTCGCCAACGCGCCGGCACGCTCGGCGATTTCAAGCTGGGCGCGTTCGTCATCGCCGTCGAATCCGGCTTGCCGATCCTGCCGGTGAGCATCGAGGGCACGCGCCGGATTCTGCCGCCCAAACGGCTGCGCTTCACGCCCGGCGAGGCGCGGGTCCGCTTTCATCCGCCATTTTCGCCCGCCGGCCTGACGCCCGACGAATTGCGCGCGCGGGTGCGAAAAATTCTGTGGGATGATCTGGCGGCGGGCAGCGGCGACTAG
- a CDS encoding threonylcarbamoyl-AMP synthase, with translation MTKAERFHIHPENPQQRLIDKVVEVLKRGGLIAHPTDTTYALGVALDNKQGIETLYRIKGKDLKRPLSILCCDLSNVSEYAQVDDVAYRLLRRLLPGPYTMILPATKAAPRIAQTPRKEVGLRVPADNILRAIGEKLGMPLVSTSCSVADGELLADPDDIMRYYGHQLDIVIDAGFIYPEPSTILSFMSGRPELIRQGKGPIQDEL, from the coding sequence ATGACCAAGGCCGAACGCTTTCACATCCACCCGGAAAATCCGCAACAACGATTGATCGACAAGGTCGTGGAGGTGCTCAAGCGCGGCGGGCTCATCGCCCACCCCACCGATACCACCTACGCCCTGGGCGTGGCGCTCGACAACAAGCAGGGCATCGAAACGCTGTATCGCATCAAGGGCAAGGATCTGAAGCGGCCGCTGTCGATTTTGTGCTGCGATCTGTCGAACGTTTCGGAATACGCGCAGGTGGACGACGTGGCCTATCGCCTGCTGCGGCGCCTGCTGCCCGGCCCGTACACGATGATCCTGCCCGCCACCAAGGCGGCGCCGCGCATCGCGCAGACCCCCCGCAAGGAAGTCGGCTTGCGCGTGCCCGCCGACAACATCCTGCGGGCGATCGGCGAAAAGCTGGGGATGCCGCTGGTCAGCACGAGTTGCTCGGTGGCCGACGGCGAACTGCTGGCCGACCCCGACGACATCATGCGGTACTACGGCCATCAGCTCGACATCGTGATCGACGCGGGCTTCATCTACCCCGAGCCCAGCACGATCCTCTCGTTCATGAGCGGCCGCCCCGAACTCATCCGCCAGGGAAAAGGGCCGATCCAGGACGAACTCTAG